The following coding sequences lie in one Musa acuminata AAA Group cultivar baxijiao chromosome BXJ1-8, Cavendish_Baxijiao_AAA, whole genome shotgun sequence genomic window:
- the LOC103994303 gene encoding pentatricopeptide repeat-containing protein At3g16610, with amino-acid sequence MGGLHKFRPPKKLFGLHLHRTHLSSCATGHRRTPHWTSSNHILQNHPRLLSLEACPSLPGLRATLAFAVVSGLFHNPFVSSRLLLHATSFDFAFSSLIFRCMESPNLFSWNTVIRAAAASDDRRPSVAFSLYAEMLQRATLPDKYTFPFLLKACRSPCDLGYGRLFHCHALIFGLGNDAFMQTALMSMYLSCGHLVDARHVFDEIAQRDVVVWTATISGLVDRCCHEDAFGVFKEMRMFDQDVTPNVATMVSAMSAVVGLGSLALVKSLHANMEKVGLEGDVFVRNSLIDTYAKCGSIACALQVFDSMSVKDLHSWTAMITALASHGLGREAIEAYSRMCETGVLPDSTTFIAVLSACSHAGLVNEGIEIFNSMERAYKVVPEQKHYGCMVDLLSRAGLLARAYDFIIRMPMKPNLAILGALLSACRAQNDLELGELVAKKIESLCQYKGGADVLLSNMYADQQRWHGVVSIREAARKDAKKPPAQSWI; translated from the coding sequence ATGGGCGGACTGCACAAGTTTAGACCACCAAAGAAGCTCTTCGGTCTTCACCTCCATCGTACCCATCTCTCTTCCTGCGCCACCGGTCACCGCCGAACCCCGCACTGGACCTCGTCAAACCACATCCTCCAGAATCATCCTCGCTTACTCTCCCTCGAGGCTTGCCCCTCGCTTCCCGGCCTTCGAGCCACCCTCGCCTTCGCCGTCGTCTCCGGTCTCTTCCACAACCCCTTCGTCTCCAGCCGCCTCCTCCTCCACGCCACCTCCTTCGACTTCGCCTTTTCCTCCCTAATTTTTCGATGTATGGAATCTCCGAACCTTTTCTCCTGGAACACCGTCATCAGAGCCGCCGCGGCCTCTGACGACCGGCGCCCCTCGGTCGCCTTCTCCCTGTACGCCGAAATGCTACAGAGAGCCACTCTTCCAGATAAGTACACCTTCCCTTTCTTGCTCAAGGCCTGCCGTTCCCCCTGTGATCTTGGTTATGGCAGACTATTCCATTGCCATGCATTGATCTTCGGTCTCGGCAATGATGCATTCATGCAGACTGCACTCATGTCGATGTACTTATCGTGTGGGCATTTAGTTGACGCACGTCACGTGTTCGATGAGATTGCTCAAAGGGATGTTGTcgtctggactgcgacgatctcgGGTCTGGTCGATAGATGTTGCCATGAGGATGCTTTTGGGGTGTTCAAAGAGATGAGAATGTTCGACCAAGATGTCACTCCTAATGTGGCGACCATGGTTTCAGCCATGTCGGCGGTTGTGGGCTTAGGGTCTTTGGCTCTTGTCAAGAGCTTGCATGCTAACATGGAGAAGGTAGGTTTGGAAGGCGATGTCTTTGTTAGGAATTCACTGATCGATACTTATGCCAAATGCGGAAGCATTGCTTGTGCCTTGCAAGTGTTTGATAGTATGAGTGTAAAGGATTTGCATTCTTGGACAGCCATGATAACGGCTTTAGCTTCGCATGGCCTTGGCAGGGAGGCCATTGAAGCATACTCGAGGATGTGTGAAACGGGTGTGTTGCCAGATTCCACTACTTTCATTGCTGTCCTTTCTGCTTGCAGCCATGCTGGATTAGTGAATGAGGGGATTGAGATCTTTAATTCTATGGAAAGGGCTTACAAAGTTGTTCCCGAGCAAAAGCATTACGGATGCATGGTGGATCTTTTGAGTCGGGCAGGCCTCTTAGCTCGCGCATACGATTTCATCATAAGAATGCCCATGAAACCCAATTTGGCGATACTGGGTGCTTTATTGAGTGCATGTAGAGCTCAGAATGACTTAGAACTAGGTGAACTTGTTGCGAAGAAAATTGAGTCATTATGCCAATATAAGGGAGGTGCAGATGTCCTTTTATCTAACATGTATGCTGATCAGCAACGATGGCACGGAGTGGTTTCTATAAGAGAAGCAGCAAGAAAGGATGCAAAAAAGCCTCCTGCACAAAGTTGGATTTGA